The proteins below are encoded in one region of Planctopirus limnophila DSM 3776:
- a CDS encoding GTPase family protein: MPTDQTLRPVVRQSQIESLLADLSRWAQASATSSVVREQQRLLGSLLVAAPELVARIQSPLLIATFGGTGVGKSTLVNALVGAEITRAGVTRPTTCVPTLVIHQETSLSSLGFSTPRSSAALRETSSPEFHVQQLDLPILKQFALLDFPDVDVDEIAIEGSNLARVRELLPLCDVLLVVSTQEKYRQARLQTELRAAASHARVLFVQTFADRDEDIREDWRKDLVRDFERVEIFFVDSKKGLEESRRGMRPAGEFGQLMATLEQESIDGLRPLLRHNNLIDLIENTLSQARSALEAHRPLVQRVSDRLEAEDRKLTANLSERLKTELESEQQPWEERLISAVAEAWTISPLSALLRFRARWSTFLGSYALLRSRTVVQATIAGSLQAVDWLQRSQRDSQARAALDQLGTSALTEADLRNLASIVQGDASQAGFDPIDWSTDQRRQEAGQLQLTMCLKARELVDQLVQKLVKSNASPVVRWGYEILLCLFPAWLLWRICYNFFYEAFWLGKPHLETSFYFPAALLLAGWCALWVWLITRRLKRGLQHEIRALASDLARQQIPGGLFIQLRERVDQFEQFEREVQNLHERARVIQKDLRNRPTHLGFSRHQRLLETSKTP; the protein is encoded by the coding sequence ATGCCGACTGATCAGACACTCCGGCCTGTTGTCAGGCAGTCGCAGATCGAGAGCCTGCTGGCCGATTTGAGCCGCTGGGCCCAGGCCAGCGCAACTTCGAGCGTGGTTCGCGAACAGCAAAGGCTTTTGGGCAGCCTGCTGGTCGCTGCTCCCGAACTGGTCGCACGAATTCAGTCACCTCTTTTGATTGCCACCTTTGGCGGTACTGGTGTGGGCAAGAGTACTCTTGTCAATGCGCTGGTCGGTGCAGAAATCACGCGGGCAGGTGTTACCCGGCCCACGACATGTGTCCCGACACTGGTGATCCATCAGGAAACTTCGCTGTCATCCTTAGGGTTTTCAACACCCAGGTCTTCCGCCGCTCTTCGAGAGACATCCTCACCCGAGTTCCACGTTCAACAACTCGATCTGCCGATTCTCAAACAGTTTGCTCTCCTTGATTTTCCCGATGTCGATGTGGATGAAATTGCCATTGAAGGGAGCAATCTCGCCAGAGTCCGCGAACTCCTCCCGTTATGCGATGTTCTCCTCGTCGTCAGTACGCAGGAGAAGTATCGCCAGGCCAGATTGCAGACCGAATTGCGCGCTGCCGCCTCACATGCGCGAGTTCTCTTCGTGCAGACATTTGCCGATCGCGATGAAGATATCCGCGAAGACTGGCGCAAGGATCTTGTTCGCGATTTTGAACGGGTCGAGATCTTCTTTGTTGATTCGAAAAAGGGACTCGAAGAGAGCCGACGCGGCATGCGACCAGCCGGCGAGTTTGGTCAATTGATGGCCACACTCGAGCAGGAATCGATCGATGGCCTGCGTCCACTCTTAAGGCATAACAACCTCATTGACCTCATCGAAAACACGCTCTCACAGGCCAGAAGCGCATTGGAAGCCCATCGTCCACTCGTGCAGCGCGTTTCTGACCGTCTGGAGGCTGAAGATCGAAAACTGACAGCGAATCTTTCCGAGCGGCTCAAAACCGAACTCGAGAGTGAACAGCAGCCGTGGGAAGAACGCCTGATCTCTGCTGTGGCCGAAGCGTGGACCATCAGTCCACTCAGTGCTCTTTTACGATTTCGAGCCCGCTGGAGCACTTTTTTAGGTTCGTATGCCCTGTTGAGATCGCGCACTGTTGTGCAGGCGACGATTGCGGGGAGCCTGCAGGCGGTCGACTGGCTGCAAAGATCGCAGCGGGATAGTCAGGCCCGGGCGGCTCTGGATCAACTGGGAACATCGGCATTGACGGAAGCCGACTTGAGAAACCTGGCCTCGATCGTGCAGGGAGATGCCTCACAGGCCGGGTTTGATCCGATTGACTGGTCGACCGACCAGCGGCGGCAGGAAGCTGGTCAGTTGCAGCTCACCATGTGCCTGAAGGCGCGGGAACTGGTCGATCAACTCGTGCAGAAACTGGTCAAATCCAATGCCAGCCCGGTTGTCCGCTGGGGCTACGAGATTCTGTTGTGCCTCTTCCCCGCCTGGCTGTTGTGGCGCATCTGCTACAACTTTTTTTACGAGGCCTTCTGGCTGGGCAAGCCTCATCTCGAGACGAGCTTTTATTTCCCCGCAGCACTTCTTCTTGCTGGTTGGTGCGCGCTGTGGGTCTGGCTGATCACCCGTCGGCTGAAGCGGGGCCTACAGCACGAAATTCGAGCTTTAGCCAGCGATCTGGCCAGGCAGCAGATTCCGGGCGGCCTATTTATCCAGCTGCGAGAACGGGTCGATCAGTTCGAGCAGTTCGAACGAGAAGTGCAGAACCTGCACGAACGTGCCCGCGTGATTCAGAAAGATCTCCGCAACAGACCAACCCACCTCGGCTTCTCCCGGCATCAAAGGCTTCTCGAAACCTCGAAGACCCCATAA
- a CDS encoding KpsF/GutQ family sugar-phosphate isomerase has translation MSARPAAAASAFEPARHADEAAMITPLDELREGREILRTEGQALLDLSRRLDASFCAAVEYLSNTRGAVIVTGIGKAGLIGQKITATLCSTGSRAYFLHPTEALHGDLGCVGPDDVILAFSNSGETAELLALLPIFEARGIPVVSVTASPVSTLGRASQVVVTMGRLHECGVQGLAPSTSTTAMLAIGDALAFVTCKRRSFSARDFARLHPAGTLGRRLTVVSEVMRKAQDVRIALETTSVRNVFIGQSRPGRRTGAVMLVDEEGLLTGIFTDSDLARLLEQKRDEQLDAPIRNVMTSRPTTISPTMLLEEVLQLFAERRLSEFPVVDESGHPVGLVDITDMIGLTPLETAAPVDPSGAGREHSPRDSASPHTITFPARTAGHSPDTKPSA, from the coding sequence ATGAGTGCGCGACCTGCTGCCGCCGCGTCGGCTTTCGAGCCCGCGCGCCATGCTGACGAAGCAGCCATGATCACTCCACTCGACGAGCTGCGTGAAGGCCGTGAGATTCTCCGCACCGAAGGACAGGCGCTGCTCGATCTTTCCCGTCGGCTCGATGCTTCGTTCTGTGCGGCTGTCGAATACCTTTCGAATACTCGCGGGGCCGTGATTGTCACCGGGATTGGTAAAGCGGGCCTCATTGGCCAGAAGATCACCGCCACGTTGTGCTCGACGGGCTCGCGCGCTTATTTTCTCCATCCCACAGAAGCCTTGCACGGCGACCTGGGCTGTGTGGGGCCAGACGATGTGATCCTGGCCTTTTCCAACAGTGGCGAGACCGCAGAACTGCTCGCCTTGCTGCCGATTTTTGAAGCACGGGGCATTCCCGTGGTCAGTGTCACCGCCTCGCCCGTCAGTACTCTGGGCCGGGCCTCGCAAGTGGTTGTCACCATGGGTCGCCTGCATGAGTGTGGTGTCCAGGGACTCGCCCCTTCGACCTCGACAACCGCCATGCTGGCGATTGGCGATGCACTGGCGTTTGTCACTTGTAAACGTCGATCTTTCTCTGCTCGCGATTTTGCCCGATTGCACCCTGCCGGGACCTTGGGCCGCCGCTTGACGGTCGTCAGTGAAGTGATGCGAAAAGCACAGGATGTCCGTATTGCTCTCGAAACAACCTCTGTGAGGAATGTCTTTATCGGGCAATCCAGACCCGGGCGACGGACTGGGGCCGTCATGCTCGTCGATGAAGAGGGCCTGCTGACAGGTATTTTTACTGATAGCGATCTTGCCCGATTGCTCGAACAGAAACGTGACGAGCAACTCGATGCCCCCATTCGTAACGTGATGACCAGCCGCCCGACCACAATTTCACCCACCATGCTGCTGGAAGAAGTGCTGCAGCTGTTTGCCGAACGCCGCCTGAGTGAGTTCCCTGTTGTCGATGAATCAGGACATCCTGTCGGACTGGTTGATATCACCGACATGATTGGCCTGACGCCTCTCGAAACGGCAGCTCCTGTCGATCCTTCAGGGGCGGGGCGAGAGCATTCACCCAGAGATTCCGCATCGCCTCATACCATCACCTTTCCCGCCAGGACTGCGGGACATTCCCCGGATACAAAGCCCTCCGCATGA
- a CDS encoding DUF4350 domain-containing protein, with the protein MSRFPADRSAGAPPGTMNPQNRSATAPLLTKGTRKPAWKQQQWLIPSLIWGSLAAVVLGMHFYFPPIPAPRTATSYSASADGFKALYEILEQDAFVYRNDAPLDRLMELVDPDGTLLLILNPPRIPNEAEWNSLYSWVNMGGRLVYAPPPGEVDSLGPFDGEITPEQGPADDRIPPQLNLPLGGRFLWWPEGEVTSTPGGKVLVSQDGSPQAVMVNAGRGSALFVASPWIFSNQLLTYGDNSALAFELIREAAGPGQSLDDVVIAFDESLNTRATPQMMGVLFQPPLRSISVQILLLFMLYGWWNSCRFGPTVVLEETSQREIVEHTSALGRILWRSADCQFVLFQYLRYWLTEYRLQEASGRKRRLSSRLQNDAQQVDQALEAIHQAEIAAMTPRLGHREAARHIRALSLIGQSLQR; encoded by the coding sequence ATGAGTCGATTTCCTGCGGATCGATCGGCAGGCGCTCCCCCTGGGACAATGAACCCTCAGAACCGGTCGGCAACTGCTCCCCTTCTGACAAAGGGGACTCGAAAACCCGCGTGGAAGCAGCAGCAGTGGTTGATACCCAGTCTGATCTGGGGTTCGTTGGCAGCCGTTGTGCTGGGTATGCACTTTTACTTCCCCCCGATTCCTGCTCCTCGAACTGCGACGAGTTACAGTGCTTCTGCCGATGGTTTTAAGGCGTTGTACGAGATTCTCGAACAGGATGCTTTTGTCTATCGCAACGATGCACCACTGGATCGACTGATGGAACTGGTTGACCCCGATGGCACACTCTTGTTGATTTTGAACCCGCCGCGAATTCCGAATGAAGCCGAGTGGAACAGCCTCTATTCGTGGGTCAACATGGGTGGTCGCCTGGTCTATGCGCCTCCTCCGGGTGAAGTCGACTCTTTGGGCCCATTCGATGGCGAAATCACGCCCGAACAAGGCCCGGCTGACGACCGCATTCCACCGCAGTTGAACCTCCCCTTAGGAGGCCGGTTTCTGTGGTGGCCGGAAGGGGAAGTGACATCGACTCCCGGCGGAAAGGTGCTTGTTTCTCAGGATGGCTCGCCTCAGGCTGTCATGGTGAATGCGGGGCGAGGGTCGGCTCTTTTTGTTGCCAGCCCGTGGATCTTTTCCAACCAGCTTCTGACCTATGGCGATAACAGTGCTCTGGCTTTTGAACTGATTCGCGAAGCTGCCGGGCCGGGGCAAAGCCTGGACGATGTCGTCATCGCTTTTGATGAATCTCTCAATACCCGGGCGACACCCCAGATGATGGGTGTCTTGTTTCAGCCGCCACTGCGTTCGATTTCCGTGCAGATTCTGCTGCTGTTCATGCTCTATGGCTGGTGGAACAGTTGCCGGTTCGGGCCCACGGTTGTTCTCGAAGAAACGTCTCAGCGGGAAATCGTCGAACACACCAGTGCTCTGGGGCGAATTCTCTGGCGATCAGCGGATTGCCAGTTCGTGCTATTTCAGTATTTAAGGTACTGGCTGACGGAATATCGACTGCAGGAAGCTTCCGGTCGCAAACGCCGCCTGTCGAGTCGCTTACAGAATGATGCTCAACAGGTCGATCAGGCACTGGAAGCGATCCATCAGGCCGAGATCGCTGCGATGACACCCCGGCTGGGCCATCGCGAAGCGGCACGCCATATTCGAGCACTTTCATTGATTGGCCAGAGCCTGCAGCGCTAA
- a CDS encoding DUF4129 domain-containing protein translates to MNQKPTLDAASSDRREPAAVPQVDLRGLSLLNSIDLAFHALRWQWKGLILTYLAMALPTACAIAGLSMIDYRLAWCAPVLWVLVSGPLGAVIATTMTALLMGNATTYREALRQVRSKLIVMSILRRMAALAGLLMCGIGSLVAAVHFTFQPENHALRSRRKSGHEHHLKKLISSHHSDLVVNAFGLGIWIFCLSIVLLISADVLAEVWFGASFCLGPLLKMNQGLAAIDAVPEEYWEISTLFLTTDPRLLFAATLCVLAAFSLGRLAWVGEYINLRVREDCWDLELAMNQAAHDIRRKSTPRPLRVGLLALATLGLLSLILGNAPLSARAADAVQVPSHPVVPQARKTLEQPEYRYFEHFNADDVEGVEQSRESLLPPRSRSSNSDTSSSRTLPGSMRSSKKGSGDGTEKKVQRSKSRASSKGSESSSSQSQPSSSKSSSPSEPATPSSGMNAPSLDLSSLLGLGAVGTFLAYLIVAVVVAAIIIAIVMSIMASLRSRELEFTDANTTALEEGEILSEPGLIPADIYLARADELAGLGRYRDAIAQLLLSGMSFAERSGLVRYRRGLTLRDYQRAMGFETDLSHGFSAIVRVFEPLEFGRQPHTAEAWLAARTAYASTFEPLIRNESLPAALRTGEGL, encoded by the coding sequence ATGAACCAGAAGCCAACCCTTGATGCCGCTTCTTCGGATCGACGAGAGCCAGCCGCAGTCCCTCAGGTCGATCTGCGTGGCCTCTCGCTGCTGAACTCGATCGATCTGGCCTTCCATGCTCTCCGCTGGCAGTGGAAAGGTTTGATTCTGACCTACCTGGCCATGGCCTTGCCCACGGCATGTGCGATTGCCGGGTTGTCGATGATTGATTATCGCCTGGCGTGGTGCGCCCCGGTTCTCTGGGTGCTGGTTTCGGGCCCATTGGGTGCCGTCATTGCCACCACCATGACGGCTTTACTAATGGGAAATGCCACCACCTATCGAGAGGCGTTACGACAAGTCCGTTCCAAGCTCATTGTGATGTCAATTCTCCGCCGGATGGCTGCACTGGCGGGTCTTTTGATGTGTGGTATTGGCAGCCTGGTGGCTGCTGTCCATTTCACTTTTCAACCCGAAAATCATGCGTTGCGGTCGCGGCGGAAAAGTGGACACGAACACCATCTGAAGAAGCTGATCAGCTCGCATCATTCCGATCTCGTGGTCAATGCCTTTGGTCTGGGGATCTGGATCTTCTGCCTGTCGATCGTGCTCCTGATCTCTGCAGATGTTCTGGCGGAAGTCTGGTTTGGTGCTTCGTTCTGCCTGGGGCCACTGCTGAAAATGAATCAGGGATTAGCAGCCATCGATGCTGTCCCCGAAGAGTATTGGGAGATCTCGACGTTGTTTCTCACGACCGATCCTCGACTGCTCTTTGCAGCTACGTTGTGCGTACTGGCGGCTTTTTCGCTGGGTCGTCTCGCCTGGGTGGGTGAATATATCAATCTACGTGTCCGCGAAGACTGCTGGGATCTCGAACTGGCGATGAACCAGGCGGCTCACGACATTCGCCGGAAATCGACGCCCAGGCCTTTACGCGTGGGCCTGTTGGCTCTGGCGACATTGGGATTACTTTCGCTGATACTGGGAAATGCACCGCTATCGGCCCGCGCTGCCGATGCAGTTCAAGTTCCCAGTCACCCCGTTGTTCCTCAGGCGCGGAAAACACTCGAACAACCGGAGTACCGTTACTTCGAGCACTTCAATGCCGACGATGTTGAAGGCGTTGAACAGTCTCGGGAATCGTTATTACCTCCCAGATCCCGCTCGTCTAACAGCGATACCAGCAGTTCCCGCACCTTGCCAGGTTCCATGCGTTCTTCAAAGAAGGGTTCTGGCGATGGCACAGAAAAAAAGGTCCAGCGATCGAAATCACGTGCCAGTTCCAAGGGGAGTGAATCCTCCAGTTCGCAGAGTCAACCTTCGTCATCCAAAAGCTCTTCTCCTTCGGAACCCGCCACACCTTCCTCCGGGATGAACGCACCCTCTCTGGATCTGAGTTCTCTACTCGGGCTGGGGGCCGTCGGAACTTTTCTGGCCTATCTCATCGTGGCGGTCGTCGTCGCGGCCATTATTATCGCAATTGTCATGTCGATTATGGCCTCTCTACGTTCCCGAGAACTGGAGTTCACCGACGCAAATACGACAGCCCTTGAAGAAGGTGAAATTCTTTCTGAGCCTGGCCTCATCCCGGCTGATATCTACCTGGCCCGGGCTGACGAACTGGCAGGGCTGGGTCGTTATCGCGATGCGATTGCCCAATTACTTCTCAGCGGGATGAGTTTCGCCGAACGATCGGGCCTGGTGCGTTATCGACGGGGTTTGACTCTCCGCGACTATCAGCGGGCCATGGGATTTGAAACCGATCTTTCGCACGGATTCTCAGCCATTGTGCGAGTTTTTGAACCACTCGAGTTCGGCAGGCAACCTCACACAGCCGAGGCCTGGCTGGCCGCCCGCACTGCTTATGCCAGCACTTTTGAACCGCTGATTCGCAACGAATCCCTCCCAGCAGCTCTCCGCACAGGAGAAGGCTTATGA
- a CDS encoding stage II sporulation protein M → MKRATFLAQRKPAWQNFEKSLRRVETVNQRRLSSEEVLAFSRQLREVAHDLELVRTRDWGLDLEEYLNRLLARGHDYFHAPRAGTWHTIGQFLFMEFPRIFRTWWGYQLLAALLFFGPLIISWILIQNEPPLAARFMSQEALDQYDMMYSSEDSASLDETAFSFDSWNDYGNERASMAGFYVQHNVGIALQCFARGILLGIGTIYTLLFNGISIGATAGYVLSLGHADRFLGFVVSHGSFELTAIAIAGGAGLLVGDAALHPGQLSRWSALRLRGRDAGQMAVGAAFMLVVAALIEAFWSPAPIPSEYKFLVGGFLWFSVAMYLGWSGRERT, encoded by the coding sequence GTGAAGCGAGCCACTTTTCTGGCCCAGCGAAAACCGGCCTGGCAAAACTTCGAAAAATCGCTCAGACGTGTCGAAACCGTCAACCAGCGGCGGCTCTCGTCTGAGGAAGTGCTGGCCTTTTCGCGTCAACTGCGCGAAGTCGCCCACGATCTCGAACTGGTACGGACACGCGACTGGGGCCTTGATCTCGAAGAATATCTGAACCGGCTGTTGGCTAGGGGGCATGATTATTTCCACGCCCCTCGCGCGGGAACGTGGCATACCATCGGTCAGTTTCTGTTCATGGAGTTTCCCCGCATCTTCCGCACCTGGTGGGGCTATCAACTGCTGGCCGCTCTTCTGTTCTTTGGGCCGCTGATCATCAGTTGGATTCTGATTCAGAATGAGCCCCCACTGGCAGCACGTTTCATGTCGCAGGAAGCGCTCGATCAGTACGACATGATGTACTCGAGCGAAGATTCAGCCTCTCTCGACGAGACGGCCTTCTCGTTTGATTCGTGGAACGATTACGGCAACGAGCGGGCTTCGATGGCTGGCTTCTATGTCCAGCATAACGTTGGGATTGCCCTGCAATGTTTTGCCCGCGGGATTCTCCTGGGCATTGGGACGATCTACACGCTGCTTTTTAATGGCATTTCGATTGGAGCCACGGCTGGTTATGTCCTTTCGCTCGGTCATGCCGATCGCTTTCTGGGCTTTGTCGTTTCTCACGGCTCATTTGAATTAACAGCGATTGCGATTGCTGGTGGGGCCGGGCTGCTTGTGGGAGATGCAGCACTTCATCCGGGCCAGTTGTCACGCTGGTCGGCACTGCGTTTGCGAGGGAGAGATGCCGGGCAAATGGCCGTAGGAGCAGCCTTCATGCTGGTGGTGGCGGCACTCATTGAAGCGTTCTGGTCACCTGCTCCGATTCCATCGGAATACAAATTTCTGGTGGGTGGATTTCTGTGGTTCAGCGTCGCCATGTACCTGGGCTGGTCAGGCAGGGAGCGCACATGA
- a CDS encoding RDD family protein, translated as MAAEVSLNVRIETPENVRLAYQLAGPALRSAAYAIDCLFRVLLITALLIGACLMAAILPGFTIGGILLALFFIEWLYYIVQEGFWNGYSMGKWLVGIRVIHTSGAPLTFWGAVLRNLLRVADMLPIAMVFEDVAWLGILPFYGPGLLAMSMTQKFQRLGDLAAGTMVVQVHPIVLPKQPMILDHIAPITRYESNGFTPTQAQLSTIAEFLGRRSKLTYQRGHQLASELADTLAERMEFTGDREQVRKFPMAFLARVCATFQTARDEKAAVITPAKARLM; from the coding sequence GTGGCTGCTGAAGTCAGTTTGAATGTTCGTATCGAGACGCCGGAAAATGTCCGGCTCGCCTACCAACTGGCAGGCCCAGCCCTGCGCAGTGCGGCCTACGCCATCGACTGCCTCTTCCGCGTGTTGCTCATCACAGCACTTCTGATCGGTGCCTGTCTAATGGCTGCCATCCTGCCCGGGTTCACAATTGGTGGCATCCTGCTGGCACTCTTCTTTATCGAGTGGCTGTACTACATCGTTCAGGAAGGCTTCTGGAATGGCTATTCGATGGGCAAATGGCTGGTAGGGATCCGGGTGATTCATACCTCGGGAGCACCACTCACCTTCTGGGGGGCTGTTCTGCGGAATCTTTTACGTGTGGCCGACATGCTGCCTATTGCCATGGTGTTTGAGGATGTGGCCTGGCTCGGAATTCTCCCTTTCTATGGCCCGGGGCTTCTGGCCATGTCGATGACCCAAAAGTTCCAAAGGCTGGGCGATCTCGCTGCGGGAACAATGGTCGTGCAGGTTCACCCGATTGTCCTGCCGAAACAACCGATGATCCTCGACCATATTGCCCCGATCACCCGGTACGAATCGAATGGCTTTACCCCCACTCAGGCGCAATTGTCGACGATTGCCGAGTTTCTCGGGCGACGTTCCAAACTGACTTATCAGCGGGGGCATCAGCTGGCTTCCGAACTGGCGGATACTCTGGCAGAGCGGATGGAATTCACCGGTGACCGCGAACAGGTGCGCAAGTTCCCGATGGCCTTTCTCGCCCGGGTCTGTGCTACATTTCAAACCGCACGAGATGAGAAAGCGGCCGTCATCACGCCTGCGAAAGCGAGGCTCATGTGA
- the speD gene encoding adenosylmethionine decarboxylase has product MEHLGQHVIIELWGCNSGIDDADLMKQAMLDAVKAARATILYIDVHKFDPQGVTGVAVLTESHLSVHSWPEHGYLAADVFTCGQTTRPVAAAEVLCEYFQPSQVDVQEVIRGVRPETGAKPSLRRRKLNYQPEHNSLTATIN; this is encoded by the coding sequence ATGGAACACTTGGGTCAGCACGTGATTATCGAATTGTGGGGCTGCAACAGCGGGATCGACGACGCCGATCTGATGAAGCAAGCCATGTTGGACGCCGTCAAAGCTGCTCGAGCCACGATCTTGTATATTGACGTTCACAAGTTCGACCCCCAGGGAGTGACGGGAGTTGCTGTTCTGACGGAATCCCACCTTTCGGTTCATAGCTGGCCTGAGCATGGCTACCTGGCTGCCGACGTCTTTACCTGCGGCCAGACCACGCGGCCTGTCGCTGCCGCCGAAGTTCTCTGTGAGTACTTCCAACCCAGCCAGGTCGATGTTCAGGAAGTCATCCGCGGAGTGCGTCCCGAAACCGGAGCCAAGCCATCGCTCCGACGTCGCAAACTCAACTATCAACCCGAACACAATTCTCTGACAGCCACCATCAATTAA
- a CDS encoding FKBP-type peptidyl-prolyl cis-trans isomerase — protein MKSSLLRFAFQEIAFRAMAVVLTMSITGVAMSAETEVPLPKLPAGAGAVDANAPKTFTTTKSGLKYRVLREGKGAKPKATNAVEVHYHGWLDNGKVFDSSYDRKESISFGLNQVIPGWTEGMQLVGEGGMIELEIPSELGYGARGAGGVIPPNAKLHFLVETLKVK, from the coding sequence ATGAAAAGTTCTCTGCTGAGATTTGCCTTTCAGGAAATTGCCTTCCGGGCCATGGCTGTCGTTTTGACAATGAGCATTACAGGAGTCGCTATGAGTGCTGAAACCGAAGTTCCACTTCCCAAGCTGCCAGCCGGTGCCGGGGCCGTCGATGCCAATGCCCCCAAGACCTTTACCACCACCAAATCAGGTCTGAAGTACCGCGTTCTCCGCGAAGGCAAAGGGGCCAAGCCCAAAGCCACCAACGCCGTCGAAGTTCACTATCACGGCTGGCTCGATAATGGCAAAGTCTTCGACAGCAGCTACGACCGCAAGGAATCGATCTCCTTCGGACTCAACCAGGTCATCCCCGGCTGGACCGAAGGGATGCAACTCGTCGGCGAAGGTGGCATGATCGAACTCGAAATCCCCTCCGAACTCGGCTACGGCGCTCGCGGTGCCGGTGGCGTCATCCCCCCCAACGCCAAACTCCACTTCCTCGTCGAAACTCTCAAAGTCAAGTAG
- a CDS encoding SulP family inorganic anion transporter: METPSTLENSQVLNPSGRKSPHSTSIIAGMTADLVSGFLVFLIALPLCLAISKASNFPPIAGIWTAVIGGIVCTFISNSQLTIKGPAAGLIVIVAGAVMELSAAFGGDTTTAEGMLLGYRLTLGIGFAAGLLQVLIGLLKLGKISDLFPSTPVHGMLVSIGLIVIAKQAYGLLGTDAPLGHGHEPASPLVLLASLPAAILQSNPEIFLIGAVSLLIMFTLPIIGHYWKLFRLVPAQLVVIVVSIGMGLWFDLEHEHKYLFPIGAFSSETAIEYVVGPKFLVTIPDVLSDPLAAITFPDFRSLSSWVGLKYLLLFTLIGSLESILSAKAVDLLDPEKRKTNYDRDLLAVGVANSIAAAIGGLPMISEIVRSSANIASGAKSRFANLWHGLFLFAFVLLFPGLIHSIPLAALAAMLVYTGFRLASPATFVRTYRVGSEQLAIFMVTIVTTLATDLLIGIVTGVGCKLMINLWHSRSPRSMLTPQLSIEAETESAVTLEMSGAVVFSNWPRLQKTIEEQLTLRERVILDLTETTFVDHTVMEKLHELETHCRSSNRTFEVVGLDDHTPFSLHPLAGRKKPASTSKASLPQETAPSVVPSDSV, translated from the coding sequence ATGGAAACGCCGAGTACTTTGGAAAATTCCCAGGTCTTGAATCCTTCAGGGCGAAAGTCGCCTCATTCCACGTCAATCATAGCGGGGATGACTGCTGATCTCGTCTCGGGATTTCTCGTCTTTCTCATTGCCTTGCCATTGTGTCTGGCCATCTCCAAGGCCAGCAATTTCCCGCCGATTGCCGGTATCTGGACAGCCGTTATTGGTGGAATTGTCTGTACCTTCATAAGCAATTCTCAGTTGACTATCAAAGGGCCTGCTGCCGGTCTGATTGTGATTGTCGCTGGTGCTGTTATGGAACTGAGCGCTGCTTTTGGTGGAGACACAACGACAGCCGAAGGGATGCTGCTGGGTTATCGCCTGACTTTGGGAATCGGATTCGCTGCCGGCCTCCTCCAGGTGCTGATTGGTCTCCTGAAACTCGGGAAAATCTCCGATTTATTCCCCTCCACCCCAGTGCATGGCATGCTGGTGTCAATTGGTTTGATTGTCATTGCCAAACAGGCTTATGGTCTCCTGGGAACTGATGCACCCCTGGGCCATGGGCACGAGCCAGCTTCTCCCTTGGTATTGCTCGCCAGCCTCCCCGCAGCCATTCTGCAATCCAATCCGGAAATCTTTCTGATTGGCGCTGTCAGCCTGCTGATCATGTTCACCCTGCCCATCATCGGACATTATTGGAAGCTCTTCCGCCTGGTCCCTGCACAACTGGTTGTGATTGTGGTCTCAATTGGTATGGGTCTGTGGTTCGATCTCGAACACGAGCACAAATATCTGTTTCCCATTGGTGCCTTCTCCTCAGAAACAGCCATCGAGTACGTCGTCGGCCCCAAGTTTCTCGTAACGATTCCGGATGTGCTGAGCGATCCACTCGCAGCGATTACCTTCCCCGATTTTCGCAGTCTTTCAAGCTGGGTTGGTCTGAAGTATCTGTTGCTCTTCACGCTGATTGGCAGCCTTGAATCGATCCTGAGTGCCAAAGCCGTCGACCTGCTCGATCCCGAAAAACGCAAAACGAATTACGACCGCGATCTGCTGGCCGTGGGAGTGGCGAACTCCATCGCTGCTGCGATCGGCGGACTCCCCATGATTTCCGAAATCGTGCGGTCATCGGCCAATATCGCGAGTGGTGCCAAAAGCCGGTTCGCAAATCTCTGGCACGGATTGTTCTTATTCGCATTCGTGCTCCTTTTTCCGGGTCTGATTCACAGTATTCCACTGGCAGCACTGGCAGCCATGCTGGTTTACACCGGTTTTCGCCTCGCTTCGCCAGCCACATTTGTGCGTACTTATCGCGTGGGGAGTGAGCAACTGGCCATCTTCATGGTCACGATTGTCACGACGCTGGCCACTGACCTCTTGATTGGCATTGTGACCGGTGTGGGCTGCAAGCTGATGATCAATCTCTGGCACAGCCGGTCACCCCGCAGCATGCTGACACCACAGCTTTCGATCGAAGCTGAGACGGAATCTGCGGTCACACTCGAAATGAGTGGGGCTGTCGTCTTCAGCAACTGGCCCCGGCTCCAGAAGACCATCGAAGAGCAGCTTACCCTGCGAGAGCGAGTCATCCTCGATCTCACAGAAACGACTTTTGTCGATCATACCGTCATGGAAAAACTCCACGAACTCGAAACCCACTGCCGGAGCAGCAATCGCACCTTCGAGGTGGTCGGCCTCGATGACCATACACCGTTTTCCCTGCATCCGCTGGCCGGCCGAAAAAAACCCGCTTCCACCTCCAAAGCATCCCTTCCGCAGGAAACCGCACCGTCAGTCGTTCCTTCCGACTCGGTTTAA